The DNA region CTACATCTTCGCCTACAGCAAGCTCACACTTCACCCTCTCGTCTATCTGATCGAGGAGATCGGTCGCGAGCTGATCGGCAGGCCAGTCGCCCCGTTCGATCTGATGAAGGCGATGGACGCCAAGTTTCGGCTGCTCAGCGCGCAGGGTCTGGTGGGGATGGCCGTGTCCGGTCTCGACATGGCCTATTGGGATGCGCTCGGCCAACTTGCCGGCCGGCCGCTGGTCGAGTTGCTCGGCGGCTCGGCGAAGCCGATCAAGGCCTATGACAGCTATGGCGCGGTCGATCCCGTTGCGGACGAGCGCGCGCTGCGCCGCTCGCTCGAGCAAGGCTTCAAGGGCATCAAGATCAAGGGCGGCGATGGCGATGCCGCCAATGACGAGCGCGTCGTGAAGGGCGTGCGCGCCCTGCTCGGTCCCGACATCGCGCTGATGATCGATTTCAACCAGTCGCTCGATCCGGCGGAAGCCACACGTCGCATCGCCCGGCTTGCGCCCTACGACCTGCACTGGATTGAGGAGCCGGTCCCGCAGGAAAGCCTGTCCGGCCACGCCAAGGTCCGCGAGACCTCGCCGACTCCGATCCAGGCCGGCGAGAACTGGTGGTTTCCGCGCGGCTTCGCCGAGGCGATCGCGGCCGGCGCATCCGACTTCATCATGCCCGACGTGATGAAGGTCGGCGGCGTGACCGGCTGGATGCAGGTCGCGGGACAGGCCGATGCCGCGTCGATCCCGATGTCGAGCCATCTGTTCGCTGAAGTCAGCGCGCATCTGCTCGCGGTGACGCCGACCGCGCACTGGCTCGAGTTCCTCGACTTCGCGGGCGCGATCCTCGCAAGGCCCGCCGAGATCATAGACGGCGCGGTGACCGCCCGCGGTCCCGGGCTCGGCATCGAATGGAACGAGCCGGCGGTGGCGAAGTATCTCGTGAGCTAGCGCCCGGCGCGGCGTTTCTCCGTTTGCTTCAGATTGTGTCTGCCCCTGCTTCTGATGAGGGCGGCAACGGATTGCCGTTTGTCTGACGCATGGCTGAGGTCGCCATCAATCGAACGTGAGCGAGAATTCACGACATCATCATGTAGGTCGATCGGGCGCACTGGAGCGCCCAATGAGCTGACGCTCAAATTTCGCTGTCCGGAACAACTCGAAGGACTGATCCCGCGACCGCTCCCGGCGGCACAAGGCGTCCCCGACTGGCTCAAGGCCATGCCGGCGACGGCCTTCTCTTCGATCAACCTGCACGACGAGAACACCATCAAGCGCTGCCCGCCCTTCGTGGACGCGATGACCTGCGGGTTCCTGCTGCCGCTGGTCTGCGATCTCAAGGTCGATGACGGCGAAATCACCTGGGATCACGACCTGCCGCCCGGAGGCACACCCGAATTTCCGCGCTCGCCGATCGGATTTCACGACCCGGGTCAGGTCAGCGGCACACCATTATTCGAAGCGGGCCGCTTCTTTCTCAAATTCCACAATCTGTGGACCGTCGAAGCGCCTGAAGGCTACGCGATCTACTTCACGCATCCCGTCAACCGCTTCGACCTGCCGTTCACCACCCTCAGCGGCCTGGTCAATTCCGACCTCTATGTCGACAATTGGGTGCACTTCCCGGCGTACTGGCACGATCGGAATTTCCGCGGCGTCCTCCCGAAAGGGACTCCCATCGCGCAATGCATTCCCGTCAAGCGCGACGACTGGACTGCGCAGGCATCCTCGTTCACCGCGGAAGAAGCCAAGCGCGTCGGCGAGTTCAGG from Bradyrhizobium sp. B124 includes:
- a CDS encoding enolase C-terminal domain-like protein, with protein sequence MSQTVAAIRGVKARSVVVPLKRPVKTAFGVIDSGPLVLIDVETDQGVTGRTYIFAYSKLTLHPLVYLIEEIGRELIGRPVAPFDLMKAMDAKFRLLSAQGLVGMAVSGLDMAYWDALGQLAGRPLVELLGGSAKPIKAYDSYGAVDPVADERALRRSLEQGFKGIKIKGGDGDAANDERVVKGVRALLGPDIALMIDFNQSLDPAEATRRIARLAPYDLHWIEEPVPQESLSGHAKVRETSPTPIQAGENWWFPRGFAEAIAAGASDFIMPDVMKVGGVTGWMQVAGQADAASIPMSSHLFAEVSAHLLAVTPTAHWLEFLDFAGAILARPAEIIDGAVTARGPGLGIEWNEPAVAKYLVS